From one Tsukamurella tyrosinosolvens genomic stretch:
- a CDS encoding non-ribosomal peptide synthetase: MTEIEDRLAALSPTQRRALLARLGKAPSTAPPITPRVREGDAVRLSATQENMWFLEQFHPGTTMHVMSGVARLPIDVPHDVFTDCLAEVIERHPVLRTRFGMEDGEPVARIAPAERPEVAVLDGIDEAPMWARFDEDARTPFDIAREPLLRATLARSTSGGTWVQITLHHMVADGYSTGILFAELGRLATGRLVGRLQQLPDVPFQYADVALWEREHAEADADATDIAYWTERLADAPAALTLPTDRPRPARQGYRGRRTEFALSAERATAVRTFSAEHGVTPFVTVLCAYATVLSRWAAQDRVVVGVPVAQRSRPGTERVIGPFLNTLALPVTLGEDRTVKELLTQVNAEVREGFAHQDARFDRVLSALDLGRDPARPPLFQAILNMQEDRSAPEMHLRDLYNGCAKFDVLLNVTTTPTTMSGTLDVAADLFDQETADALIDGFVAVLDALTAPGSPGGRSISTLPLSTAPLAVEPPIAQPATAALDEYVLAAARGAADRTAIVAGPERITYAALDARVGRLAARIAEHLDAPPQTPVGLLLPRSADVIVAMLATLRAGYAFVPLDPAYPAERLAFICADAGIPALITTAENLAEVPGLDLPWLDVADAPAGPAPAPSDEDPATRTAYMLYTSGSTGRPKGVRVSHRNVVTFLEAMRAEPGMAPSDTLLAVTSPSFDIAILELLLPLAAGARVVIADGDDARDGDRLAALLDEYAVTVMQATPTTWHLLLDAGWTGTRGLRALCGGEAMPAVLAGRLLAGTDEVWNMYGPTETTIWSTVHRVTGADVAAGAIPIGHPIRGTGIVVADATAAPVPDGVFGELCIVGDGVTLGYHDRPELTADRFVQLAGETPARAYRTGDLVRRFRDGRIEFGGRIDTQVKVRGFRVELGEIESALETALPGVRAIAAVDAGGTAVTAFLECSAEQLGDTGALLAGLRETLPPYMVPSAFAVVDAFPLTPNRKIDRKALAARGGAPVALAAASGTEYVAARTDLERDLTAIWTDLLSLRTAPGVRDDFFLLGGHSLLATKLVFRVREKLGRVVPLPALFAGELTIERLAAILEQGGAGFESSLVLADEVVLPDDIRPAPGAPVRSATDPRHLFVTGATGFVGAFLLAELLTTTSATMHCLVRAGSPEDGFDRIRTTMRDYGIWDDAHAARIVAVPGDLTRPRLGVTDAAWADLAATADGIVHCGADVNFLRPYPTLKSANVDGTVQVLALACDGPVKPVHFVSTTYVFSRFSYPQDTVFAEDDRSPVQDPRFTFGYTQSKWVGEQLVFEARSRGVPTYVYRTGRVAGHSRTGACQRSDFLWQTIRLGVALGAAPTMDMSTDITPVDYVVGAIAHLAGQQELAGRTFHVVSPETVAVPDLVRWMSDFGYAGEELPFGQWCERAAELAEREGDETAAALAPFLSATPLDNMPDATFDDANVREGLAGSGISCPPIDGALLRRYFEWFIDCGYLPAPSSLDLPESAAS, from the coding sequence ATGACCGAGATCGAAGACCGCCTCGCGGCACTGAGCCCCACCCAGCGGCGTGCGCTGCTGGCCCGGCTGGGCAAGGCCCCGTCGACCGCGCCGCCGATCACGCCCCGCGTGCGCGAGGGCGACGCCGTCCGGCTCTCGGCCACCCAGGAGAACATGTGGTTCCTGGAGCAGTTCCATCCCGGCACGACGATGCACGTCATGTCCGGCGTCGCCCGACTGCCGATCGACGTTCCGCACGACGTGTTCACCGACTGCCTCGCCGAGGTGATCGAGCGGCACCCCGTGCTGCGCACCCGGTTCGGCATGGAGGACGGGGAGCCGGTCGCGCGGATCGCACCCGCCGAGCGGCCCGAGGTCGCGGTCCTCGACGGGATCGACGAGGCGCCGATGTGGGCCCGGTTCGACGAGGACGCGCGGACGCCCTTCGACATCGCGCGGGAGCCGCTGCTGCGGGCGACGCTCGCGCGCAGCACCTCCGGCGGCACGTGGGTGCAGATCACGCTGCACCACATGGTGGCGGACGGCTACTCCACCGGCATCCTCTTCGCCGAGCTCGGCCGGCTCGCGACCGGCCGCCTGGTCGGCCGGCTGCAACAGCTGCCCGACGTCCCGTTCCAGTACGCCGACGTGGCCCTGTGGGAGCGCGAGCACGCGGAGGCGGACGCCGACGCCACGGACATCGCGTACTGGACGGAACGGCTCGCCGACGCGCCCGCCGCGCTGACCCTGCCGACGGACCGTCCCCGGCCGGCCCGCCAGGGCTACCGGGGCCGCCGCACGGAGTTCGCGCTGAGCGCCGAGCGAGCCACGGCCGTCCGGACGTTCAGCGCCGAGCACGGTGTCACCCCGTTCGTGACCGTGCTCTGCGCCTACGCGACGGTCCTGTCCCGGTGGGCGGCGCAGGACCGGGTCGTCGTCGGGGTCCCCGTCGCCCAGCGTTCCCGGCCGGGGACCGAGCGGGTGATCGGCCCGTTCCTCAACACACTCGCGCTGCCGGTGACGCTCGGCGAGGACCGGACCGTCAAGGAACTGCTCACCCAGGTGAACGCCGAGGTCCGCGAGGGCTTCGCCCACCAGGACGCGCGTTTCGACCGCGTGCTCTCGGCGCTCGACCTCGGCCGCGACCCCGCGCGCCCGCCGCTGTTCCAGGCGATCCTCAACATGCAGGAGGACCGCAGCGCGCCCGAGATGCACCTGCGCGACCTGTACAACGGCTGCGCCAAGTTCGACGTGCTGCTCAACGTGACCACCACGCCCACGACGATGTCGGGCACCCTGGACGTCGCGGCCGACCTGTTCGACCAGGAGACCGCCGACGCACTGATCGACGGCTTCGTCGCGGTGCTCGACGCGCTCACCGCGCCCGGTTCCCCCGGGGGACGGTCGATCTCGACGCTGCCCTTGTCGACCGCGCCGCTCGCGGTCGAGCCACCGATCGCACAGCCCGCGACCGCCGCGCTGGACGAGTACGTCCTCGCCGCGGCTCGCGGCGCCGCGGACCGCACGGCGATCGTCGCCGGACCTGAGCGGATCACCTACGCCGCGCTGGACGCCCGCGTCGGACGCCTCGCCGCCCGGATCGCGGAGCACCTCGACGCCCCGCCGCAGACGCCCGTGGGGCTGCTGCTGCCGCGGTCGGCGGACGTCATCGTCGCCATGCTCGCGACGCTCCGGGCCGGCTACGCCTTCGTGCCGCTCGACCCCGCCTACCCCGCCGAGCGCCTCGCGTTCATCTGCGCCGACGCCGGCATCCCTGCGCTCATCACCACCGCCGAGAACCTGGCCGAGGTGCCGGGCCTCGACCTCCCCTGGCTCGACGTCGCGGACGCCCCGGCGGGGCCTGCCCCGGCACCGTCCGACGAGGATCCCGCGACCCGAACGGCCTACATGCTCTACACGTCCGGGTCCACCGGGCGCCCGAAGGGCGTGCGGGTCTCCCACCGCAACGTCGTCACGTTCCTCGAGGCGATGCGCGCCGAGCCCGGCATGGCGCCCTCGGACACGCTCCTGGCCGTCACGAGCCCATCGTTCGACATCGCGATCCTCGAGCTCCTGCTCCCGCTCGCCGCCGGGGCGCGCGTCGTCATCGCCGACGGTGACGACGCCCGCGACGGCGACCGGCTCGCGGCGCTGCTCGACGAGTACGCGGTGACCGTCATGCAGGCCACCCCCACCACGTGGCACCTGCTGCTCGACGCCGGCTGGACCGGCACCCGCGGACTGCGCGCGCTGTGCGGCGGCGAGGCGATGCCCGCGGTGCTCGCGGGCCGCCTCCTGGCCGGCACGGACGAGGTGTGGAACATGTACGGCCCCACCGAGACCACCATATGGTCGACGGTGCACCGGGTCACCGGCGCCGACGTCGCCGCGGGCGCGATCCCGATCGGACACCCGATCCGCGGCACGGGCATCGTGGTCGCCGACGCCACCGCCGCGCCCGTCCCCGACGGCGTCTTCGGCGAGCTGTGCATCGTCGGCGACGGGGTGACGCTCGGTTACCACGACCGGCCCGAGCTCACCGCCGACCGCTTCGTGCAGCTGGCCGGAGAGACTCCGGCACGGGCGTACCGGACGGGCGACCTGGTGCGCCGGTTCCGCGACGGGCGGATCGAGTTCGGCGGCCGGATCGACACCCAGGTGAAGGTCCGCGGCTTCCGCGTCGAACTGGGCGAGATCGAGAGCGCGCTCGAGACCGCCCTGCCGGGCGTCCGCGCGATCGCCGCGGTCGACGCCGGCGGGACCGCGGTCACCGCATTCCTCGAGTGCTCTGCGGAACAGCTGGGCGACACCGGTGCCCTGCTCGCGGGCCTGCGGGAGACCCTGCCGCCGTACATGGTGCCGAGCGCCTTCGCGGTCGTCGACGCCTTCCCACTGACCCCGAACCGCAAGATCGACCGCAAGGCGCTCGCCGCCCGCGGCGGTGCGCCCGTGGCCCTGGCCGCCGCGAGCGGCACGGAGTACGTCGCCGCCCGCACCGACCTGGAGCGCGATCTCACCGCGATCTGGACCGACCTGCTGTCGCTGCGCACCGCTCCCGGCGTCCGCGACGACTTCTTCCTCCTCGGCGGGCACTCACTGCTCGCGACGAAGCTGGTCTTCCGGGTGCGGGAGAAGCTCGGCCGCGTGGTGCCGCTGCCGGCGCTGTTCGCCGGAGAGCTCACCATCGAGCGGCTGGCGGCGATCCTCGAGCAGGGCGGCGCCGGCTTCGAGAGCAGCCTGGTCCTCGCCGACGAGGTCGTCCTCCCCGACGACATCCGGCCCGCGCCGGGCGCGCCCGTGCGGAGCGCCACCGACCCGCGGCACCTCTTCGTCACGGGCGCGACGGGTTTCGTCGGCGCCTTCCTCCTCGCCGAGCTGCTGACCACGACGTCGGCCACCATGCACTGCCTGGTCCGCGCGGGCTCGCCCGAGGACGGCTTCGACCGGATCCGGACGACGATGCGCGACTACGGGATCTGGGACGACGCCCACGCCGCCCGGATCGTCGCGGTGCCCGGCGACCTGACCCGACCGCGGCTCGGCGTGACCGACGCGGCCTGGGCGGACCTGGCGGCCACCGCCGACGGCATCGTGCACTGCGGCGCCGACGTGAACTTCCTGCGGCCCTACCCCACCCTGAAGTCCGCGAACGTCGACGGGACGGTGCAGGTCCTCGCACTCGCGTGCGACGGCCCGGTCAAGCCCGTGCACTTCGTCTCGACCACGTACGTCTTCTCGCGGTTCTCCTACCCGCAGGACACCGTCTTCGCCGAGGACGACCGGAGCCCCGTCCAGGACCCGCGGTTCACCTTCGGGTACACCCAGTCCAAGTGGGTGGGCGAGCAGCTCGTCTTCGAGGCGCGCTCGCGGGGAGTGCCGACGTACGTCTACCGCACCGGCCGTGTCGCGGGGCACAGCCGCACCGGCGCCTGCCAGCGGTCGGACTTCCTGTGGCAGACGATCCGGCTCGGGGTCGCCCTCGGCGCGGCTCCAACGATGGACATGTCGACCGACATCACCCCCGTCGACTACGTGGTCGGCGCGATCGCGCACCTGGCGGGGCAGCAGGAGCTCGCGGGGCGCACGTTCCACGTCGTCTCGCCGGAGACGGTGGCGGTGCCGGACCTGGTGCGCTGGATGTCCGACTTCGGCTACGCCGGCGAGGAACTGCCCTTCGGGCAGTGGTGTGAGCGAGCGGCGGAGCTGGCCGAGCGCGAGGGCGACGAGACGGCCGCCGCGCTGGCGCCGTTCCTGTCGGCGACGCCGCTGGACAACATGCCCGACGCGACGTTCGACGACGCGAACGTGCGGGAGGGCCTGGCGGGGAGCGGCATCTCCTGTCCCCCGATCGACGGTGCGCTGCTGCGCCGCTACTTCGAGTGGTTCATCGACTGCGGCTACCTGCCGGCGCCGTCGTCCCTGGACCTCCCGGAGAGCGCGGCCTCATGA